In one Planctomycetota bacterium genomic region, the following are encoded:
- a CDS encoding competence/damage-inducible protein A, with product MKAEIINTGTELFFDEITNINLAYLSNRLVEIGYEPVFHTTVPDNLDHLISALHTALKRADLIIVTGGLGPTSDDLTRFAVSLATKRELCFNALAYKTVTSFFDKLKIPVPPINRIQAKIPDGASVIPNCVGTAPGFWLKMKGKIIIALPGVPLELKDMCRRNLTRILSFYSPKARTLLSDKFLLFGISESHLQEHINNLELPEEIVPSMTAANNGVISLRLFISKPVKSSASYEASAKLLNRAVSMTKGVLGKVIFGIDEDTLEGVVARMLIDRRRSLSVAESCTGGLLSHKLTKISGVSKVFKEGMVCYSNESKINRLAIPRRIINRYGAVSEEVASLMARNIARLTKSNLGVGVTGIAGPDGGTPEKPVGLVYIAINSGARSTADRVLHYRFFGPRIMIQERSAATALNLLRLRLLQLP from the coding sequence ATGAAAGCAGAAATAATCAATACCGGCACCGAGTTGTTCTTTGACGAAATTACCAACATCAATTTGGCTTATCTTTCCAACCGGTTGGTGGAAATCGGCTATGAACCGGTTTTTCATACGACTGTGCCGGATAACCTTGACCATCTGATTTCCGCATTGCATACGGCTTTGAAGCGGGCGGATTTAATCATCGTTACAGGCGGCTTAGGCCCCACTTCCGACGACCTGACCCGTTTTGCCGTTTCGCTTGCCACCAAGCGCGAACTGTGCTTTAACGCGCTTGCTTATAAGACAGTTACTTCATTTTTTGATAAGCTTAAAATACCCGTTCCGCCGATTAACCGTATACAGGCTAAAATACCGGATGGCGCCAGCGTGATACCCAACTGCGTCGGCACCGCCCCGGGTTTCTGGCTCAAAATGAAAGGTAAAATAATCATTGCGCTGCCCGGCGTGCCTCTGGAATTAAAAGATATGTGCCGGCGTAACCTTACGAGGATATTATCGTTTTATTCCCCGAAAGCCAGGACATTGCTTTCCGACAAGTTTTTACTCTTTGGTATTTCCGAATCTCATCTTCAGGAACATATTAATAATCTGGAATTGCCGGAAGAGATTGTTCCGAGCATGACCGCGGCGAATAATGGGGTGATATCATTGCGCCTTTTTATCTCAAAACCGGTGAAGAGTTCTGCCTCTTATGAGGCATCCGCCAAACTTCTTAACCGCGCAGTCAGCATGACTAAAGGCGTTTTGGGCAAGGTGATTTTCGGGATTGATGAAGATACCCTTGAAGGCGTTGTTGCCCGGATGCTGATTGACCGCAGGCGTTCGCTTTCGGTTGCCGAATCCTGCACCGGCGGCTTGTTGAGCCACAAGCTGACCAAGATTTCCGGCGTTTCTAAAGTGTTTAAGGAAGGCATGGTTTGTTACAGCAACGAAAGTAAGATAAACCGCTTGGCTATTCCCAGACGGATTATTAACCGTTACGGCGCTGTTTCGGAAGAAGTGGCTTCCTTGATGGCGCGCAATATCGCACGCCTGACTAAATCCAATTTAGGGGTTGGAGTTACCGGCATTGCCGGGCCGGATGGCGGCACGCCGGAAAAACCGGTCGGGCTGGTTTATATCGCCATAAACTCCGGAGCCAGAAGCACCGCAGACCGCGTATTGCATTACCGGTTTTTCGGCCCGCGCATTATGATTCAGGAGCGCTCGGCCGCTACCGCACTTAACCTACTTAGATTAAGATTGCTACAATTACCCTAA
- a CDS encoding argininosuccinate synthase, which translates to MSKKVVLAYSGGIDTVICIHWLQERGYEVIPVLAQVGQGYHLEPKGEKALGIGAATVHICDVRNRFAKEFILPLIKADATYESRYFLSSALSRPLIAEELVRVAEEENCSVIAHGARSIGNEHIRFNKSIFALAPDVEILTPMKELDLKTVAEDLDYAKKNKLPADHVRHTFYNIEENIWGVNIQLQAVKDSAHESPRDTYIITTPLPETPDKPTLVEIGFANGEPVTLDGDNIELLDMINLLNKIAGRNAVGRTEMIENKITGEKSYEIHEEPSATVLYAAHRALEELILYKELMHFKTALSQKYGELVYNGLWFSALRKGLAQFFEHVQQPMNGVVKLKLYKGNVSVVERKAR; encoded by the coding sequence ATGAGTAAGAAGGTTGTTTTAGCGTATTCCGGCGGGATTGATACGGTGATTTGCATCCACTGGCTGCAGGAAAGGGGATATGAGGTTATTCCCGTCCTAGCGCAGGTGGGGCAGGGATATCACCTGGAACCAAAAGGGGAGAAGGCACTGGGTATCGGTGCGGCAACGGTCCATATCTGCGATGTGCGCAACCGGTTTGCCAAAGAGTTTATCCTGCCTTTAATCAAGGCGGATGCCACCTATGAATCAAGATATTTTCTTTCTTCCGCGCTTAGCCGCCCGTTGATAGCCGAGGAACTCGTCCGGGTTGCCGAGGAGGAAAATTGTTCCGTCATCGCGCACGGTGCGCGGTCCATCGGCAATGAGCATATAAGGTTTAATAAATCTATTTTTGCCCTGGCGCCGGATGTCGAAATATTAACCCCCATGAAAGAACTAGACTTAAAAACCGTGGCGGAAGACCTGGATTATGCCAAGAAAAACAAACTTCCTGCCGACCATGTCAGGCATACGTTTTATAATATCGAGGAAAATATTTGGGGTGTTAATATCCAGTTGCAGGCGGTTAAGGATTCGGCCCATGAATCTCCGCGAGATACATATATTATCACCACTCCTTTGCCGGAAACGCCGGATAAACCCACGCTGGTTGAAATAGGTTTTGCCAACGGTGAGCCGGTTACGCTGGATGGCGATAATATCGAGCTTTTGGATATGATTAACCTGCTTAATAAAATAGCCGGCCGCAATGCTGTCGGCCGGACAGAGATGATAGAAAATAAAATCACGGGGGAAAAATCTTACGAAATCCATGAAGAGCCGTCCGCCACTGTTTTATATGCCGCGCACCGGGCGCTGGAAGAGCTGATATTATACAAGGAACTTATGCATTTCAAAACCGCGCTTTCCCAAAAATACGGCGAGTTGGTTTACAACGGCTTGTGGTTCAGCGCGCTCAGGAAAGGACTGGCTCAGTTTTTTGAGCATGTCCAGCAGCCGATGAACGGCGTGGTAAAACTTAAATTATACAAAGGTAATGTATCGGTTGTAGAAAGGAAAGCCCGATGA
- the tatC gene encoding twin-arginine translocase subunit TatC yields MVDVVQEKRLTLGEHLRELRARLICFSIFFLAFFITSFFFQEQIFQIIWWPHHEAMSALKLPADLFALEYPETMLVFLKVNFIVALVFSSPFGLWQAWRFIGAGLYPRERKYVLPYLLLSLVLFITGVLFGYFYLIPTAFQFLAGYGGSEHIKMMITLGDYLSLFVILTLAFGVSFELPVVMLFFSAIGLASTSFYIRKLRLAIVLIFIFAAVITPTSDPFTMTFLALPLVGLYGLGIFLSFLIKRKNKV; encoded by the coding sequence ATGGTAGATGTAGTGCAGGAAAAACGCCTGACATTAGGCGAACACCTCAGGGAACTTAGGGCCCGTCTTATTTGTTTCAGCATATTTTTCCTGGCGTTTTTCATTACCTCATTTTTCTTCCAGGAGCAAATCTTCCAGATAATCTGGTGGCCGCATCATGAGGCGATGAGTGCGCTTAAATTGCCCGCCGATTTGTTCGCGCTTGAATACCCGGAAACGATGCTGGTCTTTCTTAAGGTCAATTTTATCGTTGCCTTGGTTTTTTCTTCTCCGTTTGGGTTGTGGCAGGCGTGGCGTTTTATCGGTGCGGGACTCTACCCGCGCGAGCGGAAATATGTCCTGCCGTATTTATTGCTTTCGTTGGTTTTGTTTATTACAGGCGTTCTTTTCGGGTATTTTTATTTAATCCCAACTGCTTTCCAATTCCTGGCCGGTTACGGCGGCAGCGAGCATATAAAAATGATGATAACTCTGGGGGATTACCTTTCGTTGTTTGTAATCCTTACATTGGCTTTCGGCGTGAGTTTTGAATTGCCCGTGGTCATGCTTTTCTTTTCAGCCATAGGGCTGGCTTCGACCAGTTTTTACATCCGCAAGTTAAGATTAGCCATCGTGCTTATATTCATTTTTGCCGCGGTTATTACGCCGACCAGCGATCCCTTTACCATGACTTTTCTGGCTTTGCCTCTTGTCGGGTTATACGGATTGGGGATTTTCCTGTCATTTCTAATCAAGAGGAAAAATAAGGTGTGA
- a CDS encoding dephospho-CoA kinase has translation MRKKIIIIGISGGIGSGKSTVARLFKKAGAKIIDADKIGHAVLSLRGIQKKLVSCFGKGVISKSNRVNRQYLGRQCFLDKKNIANLNNLVHPLIRKEIKKQIKAYKKGMVILDAALLMEKGLYKICDYLVFVDAPYKTRLKRVVMRNWSKSELARREKFQASLSTKRKKSGFIIYNQGDLNNTKQQVLQIIKQISERS, from the coding sequence GTGCGAAAAAAAATAATAATCATAGGGATTTCCGGAGGTATAGGCAGCGGCAAAAGCACGGTCGCCAGATTATTCAAAAAGGCCGGCGCAAAAATAATCGATGCGGATAAAATCGGACATGCCGTTTTGAGTCTCCGCGGGATACAAAAAAAATTAGTTAGTTGTTTCGGCAAAGGAGTAATAAGCAAGTCCAACCGGGTTAACCGCCAGTATCTGGGCAGGCAATGTTTCCTTGACAAGAAAAATATCGCGAACTTAAATAATTTAGTCCACCCGCTTATCCGGAAAGAAATAAAAAAACAGATAAAAGCTTATAAAAAAGGAATGGTCATACTGGATGCGGCGCTTTTAATGGAAAAAGGGCTGTATAAAATATGCGACTACCTTGTTTTTGTAGACGCCCCTTATAAAACACGTTTAAAAAGAGTTGTGATGAGAAATTGGTCGAAATCAGAATTAGCCCGGCGCGAAAAATTCCAGGCTTCCCTTTCAACCAAGAGAAAAAAATCGGGATTCATCATCTACAATCAAGGTGATTTAAACAACACCAAACAACAAGTTTTACAAATTATTAAACAAATATCTGAAAGGAGCTAA
- the rho gene encoding transcription termination factor Rho, which yields MVPRTPKEAKTSETAETKLKSKAKPSEIKEIKEILPPSPPPPPAPTEDTKYEEIKKGELYLTKLQSMTMEELLKTAKRENVPEYSGLKKQELIFKILKEKVSQNGMLYGEGVLEILPEGFGFLRSPRYNYLPSPDDIYVSPSQIRRFNMKTGLVVSGQIRPPKEGEKYFALLKVEATNYENPEKLFEKVFFEELTPLHPHERLILETRPDEISMRIMDLITPIGKGQRGLIVAAPRTGKTVFLQKIANSITTNHPEVYMIVLLIDERPEEVTDMERSVKGEVISSCFDEPTSRHLQVAEMVSEKAKRLVEYGKDVVILLDSITRLGRAYNTLAPHSGKIMTGGIDSGALQGPKKFFGAARKIEEGGSLTILGTALVDTGSKMDEVIFEEFKGTGNMEVHLDRPMADRRIFPAIDITMSGTRKEELLLDPEELRRVWMLRKGLLSEKKNPMDAMEWLIENIRKTKTNAEFLMKFKV from the coding sequence ATGGTTCCAAGAACCCCGAAAGAAGCCAAAACATCGGAAACCGCCGAAACAAAGTTAAAATCTAAAGCAAAGCCATCAGAAATTAAAGAAATCAAAGAAATTCTCCCTCCCTCTCCCCCGCCGCCTCCTGCGCCAACCGAAGACACCAAGTATGAGGAAATCAAAAAAGGCGAGCTTTACCTGACAAAACTCCAAAGCATGACCATGGAAGAACTGCTTAAAACCGCTAAAAGGGAAAACGTCCCTGAATATAGCGGCCTTAAAAAACAGGAGTTAATATTCAAAATACTCAAGGAAAAAGTCAGCCAGAATGGAATGCTCTACGGGGAAGGTGTGCTGGAAATTCTCCCAGAAGGATTCGGGTTCCTACGCTCACCCAGGTATAATTACCTGCCCAGCCCGGATGATATATATGTATCTCCTTCCCAAATCAGGCGGTTCAACATGAAAACAGGGCTCGTTGTCTCCGGCCAAATCCGGCCTCCCAAAGAAGGCGAAAAATACTTCGCTCTCCTCAAAGTAGAGGCAACCAACTACGAAAATCCGGAAAAACTATTCGAAAAAGTATTCTTTGAAGAGTTAACTCCTCTCCATCCGCACGAGCGCCTGATACTGGAAACCAGGCCGGATGAAATATCCATGCGCATCATGGACTTAATCACGCCCATCGGCAAGGGACAGCGCGGATTAATCGTCGCCGCGCCCAGGACAGGGAAAACCGTGTTCCTGCAGAAAATCGCCAACAGCATCACCACCAACCACCCAGAAGTTTATATGATTGTGTTGCTGATTGACGAACGCCCGGAAGAAGTGACCGATATGGAACGCTCGGTCAAGGGCGAAGTCATCAGCTCCTGCTTTGACGAACCGACCAGCCGCCACCTCCAGGTAGCGGAAATGGTCTCGGAAAAAGCCAAAAGGCTGGTCGAATACGGAAAAGATGTGGTCATACTCCTGGATTCAATTACCCGTCTGGGAAGGGCTTATAACACATTGGCCCCCCACAGTGGCAAGATAATGACCGGCGGTATTGATTCCGGCGCCTTGCAGGGACCCAAAAAATTCTTCGGCGCCGCCCGTAAAATCGAAGAAGGAGGAAGCCTTACCATCCTCGGCACGGCACTGGTTGATACCGGCAGCAAGATGGATGAAGTAATCTTCGAAGAATTCAAAGGCACCGGCAACATGGAAGTCCATCTGGACCGCCCCATGGCAGACCGGCGCATCTTCCCGGCAATCGATATCACCATGTCCGGCACCAGGAAAGAAGAGCTGTTGCTCGATCCGGAAGAACTCCGCAGGGTCTGGATGCTGAGGAAAGGCCTCTTAAGCGAAAAGAAGAATCCCATGGACGCCATGGAATGGCTGATTGAAAATATCAGGAAAACCAAAACCAACGCCGAATTCCTGATGAAATTCAAAGTTTGA
- a CDS encoding rubrerythrin family protein has protein sequence MKLKGTKTEKNVLASFAGESQARNRYTYFAGVARKEGYEQIAALFLETAENEKEHAKVFFKFLEGGDTEITASYPAGVIGTTKDNLKAAADGEKMEWGTLYPEAEKIAKEECFPEIARAFNQIAKVESHHEQRYRTLLKNVTDGTVFKKAKPVKWICRNCGFIHEGTEAPKTCPACSHPQAYYEVLSEQY, from the coding sequence ATGAAGCTGAAAGGCACGAAGACGGAAAAGAACGTATTAGCCTCATTTGCCGGAGAATCGCAGGCGCGCAACCGCTACACCTATTTTGCCGGGGTTGCCCGGAAAGAAGGCTATGAACAAATTGCCGCTTTATTCCTGGAAACCGCGGAGAATGAAAAAGAGCATGCCAAGGTATTCTTTAAATTCCTGGAAGGCGGTGATACGGAAATAACCGCGTCTTATCCGGCCGGAGTTATCGGCACGACCAAAGATAATCTCAAAGCCGCGGCAGACGGTGAAAAGATGGAGTGGGGCACGCTCTATCCGGAAGCGGAAAAGATTGCCAAGGAAGAATGCTTCCCGGAAATCGCCCGCGCCTTTAACCAGATTGCCAAGGTGGAAAGCCACCACGAACAGCGTTACCGGACACTCCTTAAAAACGTCACGGACGGCACGGTCTTTAAAAAGGCGAAACCGGTCAAGTGGATATGCCGCAATTGCGGATTCATCCATGAAGGCACGGAAGCCCCGAAAACCTGCCCGGCTTGCAGCCATCCGCAGGCCTATTACGAGGTTTTGAGCGAACAGTATTAA
- a CDS encoding ferritin family protein produces MPYAKHLSALEVLGIAIMSEIEAASYYKKIKNAIKNPALKEKLSFLVGEEQKHRRILADIYHKKANGVRLSKPPDSLVPRPITQKGKTTVSVLLKSAMKAELDAENFYTMLIGKMKDPQASIILRYIAKMENSHYHILENEVEIISRARDLKEMMHLTDEAVHLGP; encoded by the coding sequence ATGCCCTACGCAAAGCACTTAAGCGCACTGGAAGTCTTAGGGATTGCCATAATGTCCGAAATAGAAGCCGCCTCTTATTACAAAAAAATAAAGAACGCGATAAAGAATCCGGCTCTAAAAGAAAAACTATCGTTCCTGGTCGGCGAGGAGCAAAAGCACCGCAGGATTCTGGCCGATATTTACCATAAAAAGGCAAATGGGGTAAGGCTTTCCAAGCCGCCGGATTCGCTCGTTCCCAGGCCAATCACCCAGAAAGGCAAAACGACTGTATCGGTCTTGCTAAAATCAGCCATGAAAGCCGAGCTGGACGCGGAAAATTTTTACACCATGCTCATCGGCAAGATGAAAGATCCTCAGGCAAGCATCATTTTAAGGTATATCGCGAAGATGGAAAACAGCCACTATCATATTTTGGAGAACGAGGTGGAAATAATCAGCCGGGCACGCGACTTAAAAGAGATGATGCACCTAACCGACGAAGCAGTCCATCTCGGTCCGTAA
- a CDS encoding winged helix-turn-helix domain-containing protein: protein MKTVKTKNNTCAKYELAITNYVMGEKIDIPQEELFNHLAKCKNCQDDLRNWRATYATMCAREYDSKPEVKQRNEAFIKGLVYGQASNKERGKVDLDNAIGDTAGKIWRFLNEHGPTSLAELPEKVKAEPYITILSTGWLKRENKVYFDQSKIPPHVGVIKENGAV from the coding sequence ATGAAGACGGTAAAGACAAAAAATAATACCTGCGCGAAGTATGAATTAGCCATCACTAACTATGTCATGGGCGAGAAAATTGATATCCCGCAGGAGGAGCTATTCAATCATTTAGCCAAATGCAAAAATTGCCAGGATGACTTAAGGAATTGGCGGGCGACTTATGCCACCATGTGCGCCAGGGAATACGATTCCAAACCCGAAGTAAAACAACGTAACGAAGCCTTTATTAAAGGTCTGGTTTACGGTCAGGCGTCCAACAAGGAACGAGGCAAGGTTGACCTTGACAATGCTATCGGCGATACCGCCGGAAAGATATGGAGATTCCTCAATGAGCACGGCCCGACCAGTTTGGCCGAACTGCCGGAAAAGGTAAAAGCCGAGCCGTATATAACTATCTTATCTACCGGCTGGCTGAAACGGGAAAACAAGGTCTATTTCGACCAGTCAAAAATACCGCCTCATGTTGGAGTAATTAAAGAAAACGGTGCAGTGTAG
- a CDS encoding ABC transporter ATP-binding protein — MISIKELVFKYPDGHLALDGINLSVSAGESVGIIGSNGAGKSTLLLHLNGTLRPTTGTISISSLPVDDRNIRAIRRKVGMVFQDPDDQLFMPTVFEDIAFGLLNLGLPENEVRKKTDAILNRFGMSAYADKMPHHMSLGEKKKIALAGILVLEPEIIVFDEPTANLDPHSRKDFIEILKGLKQTRIIASHNLEMIARVTQRVIVINKGKIIADGPAKDIVSDTALLETNGLM; from the coding sequence ATGATAAGCATAAAAGAACTTGTATTCAAATATCCCGACGGGCATCTGGCACTGGACGGGATAAACCTGTCCGTAAGTGCGGGCGAATCGGTCGGCATTATCGGCTCTAACGGTGCGGGCAAATCCACGCTCTTACTTCACCTTAACGGCACGCTTCGGCCGACAACTGGGACGATTTCAATCTCCAGCCTACCGGTAGATGACCGCAATATCCGGGCTATCCGCCGGAAAGTCGGCATGGTATTCCAGGACCCGGATGACCAGCTCTTTATGCCCACTGTGTTTGAAGACATTGCTTTCGGGTTATTAAACCTCGGCCTTCCTGAAAATGAGGTCAGGAAAAAGACAGATGCCATTCTCAATCGGTTTGGCATGTCCGCTTATGCCGATAAAATGCCGCATCACATGAGCCTTGGCGAGAAGAAAAAGATAGCCTTGGCGGGTATTTTAGTGCTGGAGCCTGAAATAATCGTCTTTGACGAACCGACCGCCAATCTTGACCCGCACAGCCGCAAAGATTTTATAGAGATATTGAAAGGACTTAAGCAAACCAGGATAATTGCCAGCCATAATCTGGAGATGATAGCCAGAGTTACCCAACGGGTAATAGTTATCAATAAAGGGAAAATTATAGCTGATGGTCCGGCCAAAGATATTGTTTCCGATACCGCCCTATTAGAAACTAATGGGCTAATGTAA
- the cbiQ gene encoding cobalt ECF transporter T component CbiQ, with protein sequence MIDTYSKRDSLLHRLDPRTKIIVFLGFVIMVVLTPPKQFITFSQYGLLILGLVILSRIPVWFYISRALLVIPFVLMIVIFVPFLKEGQPAFRIDLWFIHAQVTYEGLMVCWNVLVKSVSSVLLITLLVATTPFNDILHGLAHLRVPRVLITMVSFMYRYLFVLLDETERMQHARLSRWFGGYLLRQIKVIGNMIGLLFIRSYERSERIYASMLARGFDGSIRRIDNLKFRAADAVFAAVIVALLTIIWETYNL encoded by the coding sequence TTGATTGATACTTATAGCAAACGGGATAGTTTGCTGCACCGGCTTGACCCGAGAACGAAAATAATCGTGTTTCTCGGGTTTGTCATAATGGTTGTCCTGACGCCGCCCAAGCAGTTCATAACCTTTAGCCAGTATGGTCTGCTTATTCTGGGGCTGGTTATTCTCAGCCGCATTCCGGTATGGTTTTATATAAGCAGAGCATTGCTGGTCATCCCATTTGTCCTAATGATTGTTATCTTCGTGCCTTTCCTCAAGGAGGGCCAACCCGCCTTTCGGATAGACCTCTGGTTTATCCATGCCCAAGTTACCTACGAAGGACTGATGGTCTGCTGGAATGTCCTGGTCAAATCGGTCTCTTCGGTTTTGCTAATAACACTGCTGGTGGCGACTACGCCGTTTAATGATATCCTGCACGGTCTTGCGCACCTGCGGGTCCCGCGTGTCCTGATAACCATGGTCTCGTTTATGTATCGCTATCTCTTTGTCCTGCTGGACGAAACCGAGCGGATGCAGCACGCGCGGCTGAGCCGCTGGTTCGGCGGCTATCTCCTGAGGCAGATAAAGGTCATCGGCAATATGATAGGACTGCTTTTTATCCGGTCTTACGAGCGGTCGGAACGTATTTACGCCTCCATGCTGGCGCGCGGATTTGACGGCTCTATCAGGCGCATAGACAACCTGAAGTTCCGCGCCGCCGACGCCGTGTTCGCAGCGGTAATAGTTGCGTTATTAACAATTATATGGGAAACCTATAATTTGTAA
- a CDS encoding PDGLE domain-containing protein: protein MKKIIVIGLIVSLVLAILLSPFASSSPDGLEKVGEDKGFIEKAHSFLTGLIPDYVFPGVSDEKIATAIAGGLGVLVVFGITYLLMLVISKRDKSKQV, encoded by the coding sequence ATGAAAAAAATAATTGTTATAGGATTGATTGTTTCGCTGGTTCTGGCCATACTTTTATCGCCGTTTGCGTCATCTTCTCCGGACGGATTGGAGAAAGTCGGCGAGGACAAAGGCTTCATAGAAAAAGCCCATTCTTTTCTGACCGGCTTGATACCGGATTACGTATTCCCGGGCGTGAGCGACGAGAAAATTGCCACGGCTATTGCCGGAGGACTGGGCGTCTTAGTCGTATTCGGGATAACCTATTTATTGATGCTAGTAATTAGCAAGAGAGATAAAAGCAAACAGGTTTAG
- a CDS encoding energy-coupling factor ABC transporter permease, translated as MHIPDGFLDTKTWASLSAVSAGFVALSVVRANRKLGEKHVPLMGIMSAFIFSTQMLNFPVAGGTSGHFMGAVLAAVLLGPFAGTLIMSIVLVVQCLMFADGGITALGANIFNMGVVGSLSGYLIYFLLSSVIKGKPGKLIGVFVASWASIVLASGACALELAFSGTIALNIALPAMAGVHMIIGIGEALITTAVLTLILAVRPDLLELTKI; from the coding sequence ATGCATATACCGGATGGATTTTTAGATACCAAGACGTGGGCATCGTTAAGCGCCGTGTCAGCCGGCTTTGTCGCGTTGAGTGTTGTCCGCGCCAACCGAAAACTCGGGGAAAAGCACGTTCCGCTGATGGGGATTATGTCCGCCTTTATCTTTTCCACCCAGATGCTTAACTTCCCGGTGGCCGGAGGCACCTCGGGCCATTTTATGGGTGCGGTTCTGGCCGCCGTGCTCCTGGGGCCGTTTGCCGGAACGCTTATAATGTCCATTGTCCTGGTTGTCCAGTGCCTGATGTTTGCCGACGGCGGCATCACCGCGCTCGGCGCCAATATATTTAATATGGGCGTCGTCGGTTCGTTATCGGGATATCTTATCTACTTTTTACTTTCTTCTGTCATAAAAGGCAAACCCGGCAAACTTATCGGGGTGTTTGTCGCCAGCTGGGCTTCCATCGTTTTGGCGTCCGGAGCCTGCGCTTTGGAGCTGGCTTTTTCCGGCACTATTGCCTTAAATATCGCCCTGCCTGCGATGGCCGGAGTCCACATGATTATCGGCATCGGCGAGGCACTCATAACCACTGCGGTGCTGACGCTTATTTTGGCGGTCCGTCCTGACCTTTTAGAATTAACAAAAATATAA
- a CDS encoding transporter, which produces MKRIIMIICILMATASDALPCRPLVTEDCGTTPINKLSMEVGFEFTMPENTNTDYTVTNVFNYGLSDNLDAGIEIPLVNLTQDTYGIGDITLRSKYLILPENDTRPAMLVKLALKTPSGSESKSLGSGKTDAGLLFVITKSFGDLTLFANGGYNVIDLPKSDIWNDNSGFFGIGLQQAIGKDLTLLGEITSEPYWGTDFSDNPVTGAVGITWGINQKVTMDFAVRLGLNDSNRDYAVINGISINF; this is translated from the coding sequence ATGAAACGAATTATCATGATAATTTGCATATTGATGGCTACCGCATCAGACGCCCTGCCATGCCGGCCGCTAGTTACTGAGGACTGCGGAACGACACCGATTAATAAGTTGTCTATGGAAGTGGGATTTGAATTTACCATGCCGGAAAATACTAATACGGATTACACCGTGACTAATGTTTTCAATTATGGACTATCCGATAATTTAGATGCAGGGATAGAGATACCGTTGGTTAATCTGACCCAGGATACCTATGGCATAGGCGATATAACCCTCCGTTCTAAATATCTGATTTTGCCTGAAAACGACACGCGCCCGGCCATGCTGGTTAAGCTGGCGCTAAAAACCCCCAGTGGAAGTGAATCCAAAAGCCTGGGCTCCGGTAAAACCGATGCCGGTCTTCTCTTTGTTATTACCAAATCATTCGGTGATTTAACCTTATTCGCAAACGGCGGATATAATGTAATTGACCTGCCCAAATCTGATATCTGGAATGACAACAGTGGTTTCTTCGGAATCGGGTTACAGCAAGCTATTGGCAAAGACTTAACCCTGCTGGGTGAAATAACCTCGGAACCATATTGGGGAACAGATTTTTCTGATAACCCGGTCACGGGGGCGGTCGGAATAACATGGGGCATTAACCAAAAGGTTACCATGGACTTTGCCGTAAGATTAGGCTTGAACGACAGCAACCGTGATTACGCAGTCATTAACGGAATCAGTATAAACTTTTAA
- the nikR gene encoding nickel-responsive transcriptional regulator NikR produces the protein MAKLVRFGVSLEKDLLDDFDRFIREGGFTNRSQGLRSLIREQLVKREWLKGKEVAGTITLVYDHHRRELVTKLISVQHDFHDAIVSTQHIHLDHNNCLEIVVVKGKPNQAQELLQALKATKGVKHCVISMATTGHKIP, from the coding sequence ATGGCTAAACTGGTTAGATTTGGAGTATCGCTGGAAAAAGACCTGCTGGATGATTTCGACCGCTTTATCCGGGAAGGCGGTTTTACCAACCGATCCCAGGGCCTGCGCAGTTTAATCCGGGAACAGCTGGTCAAGAGGGAATGGCTTAAGGGCAAAGAGGTTGCCGGCACCATCACCCTGGTCTATGACCACCACCGACGCGAACTGGTCACAAAACTTATTTCCGTCCAGCACGATTTCCACGATGCCATTGTCTCTACCCAGCATATACACTTAGACCATAATAACTGCCTGGAAATCGTGGTGGTTAAAGGCAAGCCTAATCAGGCACAGGAATTGTTGCAGGCGCTGAAGGCCACCAAAGGCGTCAAGCACTGCGTCATATCAATGGCGACCACCGGACATAAGATACCATAG